From Streptococcus hyointestinalis, a single genomic window includes:
- a CDS encoding type IA DNA topoisomerase — translation MHVILAEKTSQAIAYYIAFTGDKRSEDIIEKEVKPKGYILVKNVEALGGVTAVITWAIGHLTQLKEPEEYKEEWKQWSLETLPIIPETFQYRPISGSKTAAKQFENVKYWLEKANTIVWAGDIDREGSYISYSICLLAGVWGDKSKTYKSLWVDDLSPKPVLKGFRNLKSIDYRYKQAIEAQTRAKADWLLGMNASRALALYLRKYGHVDGKVAVGRIMTPTLFFVYLREKEIENFVPRTYYELEATFEHANGTYKGKYIPKDMEYTKGDKKGQKWKGDCDTKEQWEKLIADERFVGDTSTGIITEHTVETKYSRSPRLFNLSGMQRYMNKKMGLDPNQVLEILEELYDKDKVTTYPRTPSVHISKERYETMVATTEQMADQLGVSHDMITFPEKADGFYVNNKKAAVHAALTVTEKFPTKEQLASWSEPKRAIYIEIAKRCMAMFLPKYEYEQTTIITKVGNALFKTIGNVPKAEGWKVLWKENELLDSDEAENKTLIPVEKGNNVKPTLSTVEKTTTKPPLYTLGTLLDAMETAGRQFEDEELRQVMAETQGLGTEATRASILDKLVTNEWIVIKKGKVHLTALGRLICYAVEKEKLLSDAKTTALWEQSLRKITEGTNTPEKFLGNILRYLGVNSTESNLFVNLDSYIKTLDFSEYKESSSLGVCPKCGAPIKVFKKVAKCENGLVSEDDRAKGKEPSCDFIIYLEVATKKITKSQVADLVTKRKTRLIKGFKRKNGETFDAHLILNDNNEVAFASPEKKGTKKGSKRTSKAGNRA, via the coding sequence ATGCACGTAATACTAGCAGAAAAGACAAGTCAAGCGATTGCTTATTATATCGCCTTTACAGGTGATAAGCGGTCCGAAGACATTATCGAAAAAGAAGTAAAACCAAAAGGTTATATCCTTGTTAAAAATGTTGAGGCTCTGGGAGGAGTGACAGCGGTTATCACATGGGCTATAGGGCACTTAACACAACTAAAAGAACCAGAGGAGTATAAAGAGGAGTGGAAACAGTGGTCTCTTGAAACACTCCCAATCATCCCAGAGACTTTTCAGTATCGTCCTATCAGCGGTAGTAAGACAGCAGCTAAACAGTTTGAAAACGTCAAATACTGGTTAGAAAAAGCGAATACTATTGTTTGGGCAGGTGATATTGACCGTGAGGGGTCTTATATTTCCTACAGTATTTGTTTACTAGCAGGTGTATGGGGAGATAAATCTAAGACCTATAAAAGTCTATGGGTAGATGACTTATCACCCAAGCCAGTGTTAAAGGGCTTTAGAAACCTAAAGAGCATTGACTACCGATATAAGCAAGCGATAGAAGCCCAAACAAGAGCGAAAGCTGACTGGTTGCTTGGGATGAATGCTTCACGAGCCCTAGCACTATACCTAAGAAAGTATGGCCATGTTGACGGAAAAGTAGCAGTAGGGCGCATCATGACACCTACTTTATTCTTTGTCTATCTAAGAGAAAAAGAGATAGAGAACTTTGTCCCAAGAACCTACTATGAGCTAGAAGCAACCTTTGAACATGCTAACGGCACGTATAAGGGCAAGTATATTCCAAAAGATATGGAGTACACCAAGGGAGATAAAAAGGGGCAGAAGTGGAAAGGTGACTGCGATACTAAGGAGCAGTGGGAGAAGCTGATTGCTGATGAGCGTTTTGTTGGCGATACCTCAACAGGTATCATCACAGAACATACCGTTGAAACGAAATACTCACGCTCACCTCGTCTCTTTAATCTTAGCGGCATGCAGCGCTACATGAATAAGAAGATGGGCTTAGATCCAAACCAAGTCTTAGAGATACTAGAAGAACTCTATGACAAAGACAAGGTCACGACTTACCCTAGAACACCGTCTGTTCATATCTCAAAAGAGCGCTACGAAACAATGGTCGCAACTACCGAACAAATGGCAGACCAACTAGGTGTCTCTCATGACATGATTACCTTCCCTGAAAAAGCAGACGGCTTCTATGTCAATAATAAAAAAGCAGCGGTTCACGCAGCCTTAACCGTGACAGAAAAGTTCCCAACCAAAGAGCAACTAGCTTCTTGGTCAGAACCTAAACGAGCTATCTATATAGAAATAGCTAAACGCTGCATGGCTATGTTTCTACCTAAGTATGAGTACGAACAAACAACTATCATCACTAAAGTCGGAAACGCCCTCTTTAAGACTATTGGGAACGTCCCAAAAGCCGAAGGATGGAAGGTCTTATGGAAAGAGAATGAACTTCTTGACAGCGATGAAGCCGAGAATAAAACACTGATTCCAGTTGAAAAAGGGAACAATGTTAAACCAACCTTATCTACAGTAGAAAAGACAACCACTAAACCACCTCTCTATACTCTAGGAACACTGCTTGACGCTATGGAAACAGCAGGCAGACAATTTGAAGATGAAGAGCTTCGACAAGTTATGGCAGAGACACAAGGTCTTGGTACAGAAGCGACACGTGCTAGTATCTTAGATAAACTGGTTACTAACGAGTGGATTGTCATCAAGAAAGGAAAAGTCCATCTAACAGCATTAGGTCGTTTAATCTGCTACGCTGTAGAAAAGGAAAAACTCCTTAGTGACGCTAAGACCACTGCCCTATGGGAACAATCATTACGTAAGATAACTGAAGGTACAAACACTCCAGAGAAGTTCTTAGGAAACATTCTGCGCTATCTGGGTGTTAACAGCACAGAATCCAATCTCTTTGTCAATCTCGACAGTTACATCAAGACCTTAGACTTTAGTGAGTACAAGGAAAGCAGCAGCCTTGGTGTTTGTCCTAAATGTGGCGCACCAATAAAGGTCTTTAAGAAAGTAGCTAAATGTGAAAACGGACTTGTTTCAGAAGACGATAGAGCAAAAGGTAAAGAGCCATCCTGTGATTTTATCATTTACCTTGAAGTCGCAACGAAAAAGATAACCAAATCACAAGTAGCTGACCTTGTGACTAAGCGTAAGACTCGCCTAATCAAAGGGTTTAAAAGAAAGAACGGAGAAACCTTTGACGCACATCTCATTCTTAATGACAATAACGAGGTTGCCTTTGCTAGTCCAGAGAAGAAAGGAACAAAGAAAGGTTCTAAAAGAACGTCGAAAGCAGGCAACAGAGCCTAA
- a CDS encoding putative holin-like toxin, translated as MTAFEVVQILLAFGQFAISLIGLCYKIFKNDDKNK; from the coding sequence TTGACAGCGTTTGAAGTGGTGCAAATCCTTCTTGCTTTTGGACAATTTGCCATTAGTTTGATTGGTTTGTGTTATAAAATCTTCAAAAACGATGACAAAAATAAATAG